In the genome of Hymenobacter taeanensis, one region contains:
- a CDS encoding acyltransferase family protein — protein MTTPGSPLAYRPELNGVRAIAVWLVVIQHWASPPVMMGEMGRQLFFVLSGYLIAGIVWKQQVYPGAPGPWRQRLGTFYKRRVLRIIPPYYCLLAVSALLPLETVRDYPVWFMLPAANLLFYRMQHWGEGCGHLWTLAVDEQFYLVWPLLLGLVGQRRNWLLAIGALGLAFRIGWSAYVTPGFILVLLPSSLDLFAAGTLLRLFEKSPSLARWTRGYMAVLAWGVWWLLWGLFTQVRHDGGELWLIIFPTVGAVAAFVTLAWLLRNPGGARRVGMHNRLLLWMGRRSFGLYLYHLLLPVFYQRAVYHLWSAESGWRELMMGPLPTVLVLSPMLIALSAASWYFIEAPLERVKKNLAYAPTAAIAPAHS, from the coding sequence ATGACCACACCCGGTTCTCCGCTTGCCTACCGTCCAGAGCTGAATGGGGTGCGGGCTATTGCCGTGTGGCTGGTAGTCATTCAGCACTGGGCTAGCCCACCCGTTATGATGGGCGAAATGGGCCGGCAGCTCTTCTTTGTGCTCAGTGGCTACCTCATTGCGGGCATTGTCTGGAAGCAGCAGGTGTACCCAGGAGCGCCGGGACCCTGGCGGCAGCGCCTGGGTACGTTTTATAAGCGCCGGGTGCTACGCATCATTCCGCCCTACTACTGCCTGCTGGCGGTAAGTGCCCTGCTCCCCCTGGAAACCGTGCGCGACTACCCCGTGTGGTTTATGCTACCGGCCGCCAACTTGCTGTTCTACCGCATGCAGCACTGGGGCGAAGGCTGCGGCCACCTCTGGACGCTGGCCGTGGATGAGCAGTTTTACCTAGTATGGCCCCTGCTGCTGGGCCTGGTTGGGCAACGCCGCAACTGGCTGCTGGCTATTGGGGCACTGGGCCTGGCCTTCCGGATTGGCTGGAGTGCCTACGTTACGCCGGGCTTTATTTTAGTGCTGCTGCCCTCCTCACTTGACTTGTTTGCGGCCGGCACCCTGCTACGCCTGTTCGAGAAAAGCCCGAGCCTGGCCCGCTGGACGCGCGGCTACATGGCCGTGCTGGCCTGGGGCGTGTGGTGGCTGCTGTGGGGGCTATTTACGCAGGTGCGCCACGATGGCGGCGAGCTGTGGCTGATTATCTTCCCCACGGTGGGCGCCGTAGCCGCATTTGTTACCCTGGCGTGGCTGCTGCGCAACCCTGGAGGTGCGCGCCGGGTGGGCATGCACAACCGCCTGCTGCTCTGGATGGGCCGCCGCAGCTTCGGGCTGTATCTATACCACCTGTTGCTGCCCGTGTTTTATCAGCGTGCCGTGTACCATCTGTGGTCGGCTGAGTCAGGGTGGCGGGAGCTGATGATGGGGCCGCTGCCAACCGTGTTGGTGCTCAGTCCCATGCTGATTGCCTTGAGCGCTGCCTCCTGGTATTTTATTGAAGCTCCGCTGGAGCGAGTAAAGAAAAACCTGGCCTACGCGCCCACGGCCGCTATTGCGCCAGCGCACTCCTAG
- the rsmI gene encoding 16S rRNA (cytidine(1402)-2'-O)-methyltransferase, giving the protein MSDTAAPTVLYLVPTPIGNLEDITLRAIRVLGEVDTVLAEDTRTSGRLLQHLGLKKPMLSYHLHNEHQTVQRLLERLSKGETMALVSDAGTPGISDPGFLLVRECLAKGLKVECLPGATAFVPALLKSGFGAERFTFEGFLPVKKGRQTRLKELASETRTMIFYESPHRIVKTLEQLAEVLGPERQASVSRELTKLFEETVNGTLPELAANFAGRAAIKGEIVLVVQGREKEERIKEDRYSKDDRSAD; this is encoded by the coding sequence ATGTCTGATACCGCCGCCCCTACTGTTCTGTACCTCGTGCCCACCCCCATTGGCAATCTGGAAGATATCACGCTGCGCGCCATTCGGGTGCTGGGCGAGGTAGATACCGTGCTGGCCGAGGATACCCGCACCAGTGGCCGCCTACTGCAGCACCTGGGCCTGAAAAAGCCCATGCTCAGCTACCACCTGCACAACGAGCACCAAACGGTGCAGCGTTTGCTGGAGCGCCTTAGCAAAGGCGAAACGATGGCGCTGGTATCAGACGCAGGTACGCCCGGAATTTCAGACCCCGGCTTTTTGTTGGTGCGAGAGTGTTTGGCGAAGGGCCTCAAAGTAGAGTGCCTGCCGGGGGCCACCGCCTTTGTGCCGGCCTTGCTGAAGTCGGGCTTTGGGGCTGAGCGGTTTACCTTCGAAGGCTTTCTGCCGGTGAAGAAAGGACGACAGACCCGCTTGAAAGAGCTGGCCTCTGAAACCCGCACCATGATCTTCTATGAGTCGCCGCACCGGATTGTGAAGACGCTGGAGCAGCTAGCTGAGGTACTGGGCCCGGAGCGCCAGGCCTCCGTGAGCCGGGAGCTAACCAAGCTGTTCGAGGAAACCGTGAACGGCACCCTGCCCGAGCTAGCGGCCAACTTCGCTGGGCGCGCCGCCATCAAGGGCGAGATTGTGCTGGTGGTGCAGGGCCGCGAGAAAGAAGAGCGAATTAAAGAGGACCGTTACTCCAAAGACGACCGCAGTGCTGACTAA
- a CDS encoding 4a-hydroxytetrahydrobiopterin dehydratase, translated as MWTEHDNALTRTFRFEDFRTAFSFMSDVAEEAEYQEHHPWWSNEYNVVTFRLRTHSAGHRVTEKDHQLAAAIDHLATDYGGVAE; from the coding sequence ATGTGGACTGAGCACGACAACGCCCTTACCCGAACCTTCCGCTTCGAAGACTTCCGGACTGCCTTCAGCTTTATGTCGGATGTGGCGGAGGAGGCCGAGTACCAGGAGCACCACCCGTGGTGGAGCAATGAGTACAATGTGGTTACGTTCCGGCTACGCACGCACAGCGCCGGCCACCGCGTAACGGAGAAAGACCATCAATTGGCCGCTGCCATTGACCACCTGGCCACCGATTATGGCGGGGTAGCAGAGTAA
- a CDS encoding inositol monophosphatase family protein, which produces MDYNQLSFQLAAVTRHAGQFIRQEAATFNRSHIETKGVHDLVSYVDKETEKLLVAGLREVLPEAGFITEEGTEGANRAEGYNWIIDPLDGTTNFVHGLPVYCVSVGLIHHDELVAGVVYEVVRDECFRAAKGAGAFCNEIPIHVTDVPDLNSSLIATGFPYTDFGKMDDYLQLLGAFMRRSHGVRRVGSAAADLAYVAAGRFEGFFEFNLNSYDVAAGILLVREAGGRVTQFLEDGDPLFGRQVVASNGLVHDEMQSTIREFWKE; this is translated from the coding sequence ATGGATTACAATCAACTCAGCTTTCAGCTGGCGGCCGTAACGCGCCACGCGGGCCAGTTCATCCGCCAGGAGGCGGCTACTTTCAACCGCAGCCACATTGAGACCAAAGGCGTGCACGACCTGGTGTCGTACGTAGATAAGGAAACCGAGAAGCTGCTGGTAGCGGGCCTGCGCGAGGTGCTGCCCGAGGCCGGCTTCATCACGGAAGAAGGCACCGAAGGTGCTAACCGTGCCGAAGGCTACAACTGGATTATTGACCCCCTGGACGGTACTACCAATTTTGTGCACGGCCTACCGGTGTACTGCGTAAGTGTGGGCCTCATTCACCACGATGAGCTGGTGGCCGGCGTGGTGTATGAGGTAGTGCGCGATGAATGCTTCCGGGCCGCGAAAGGCGCCGGCGCTTTCTGCAACGAAATTCCGATTCACGTAACCGACGTGCCCGACCTGAACAGCTCCCTCATTGCCACCGGCTTCCCCTACACCGACTTCGGCAAGATGGACGACTATCTGCAGCTGCTGGGTGCCTTCATGCGCCGCTCGCACGGGGTGCGCCGCGTAGGCTCTGCCGCCGCCGACCTGGCCTACGTAGCCGCCGGCCGCTTCGAGGGCTTCTTTGAATTCAACCTTAACTCCTACGACGTAGCCGCCGGCATTCTGTTGGTGCGCGAGGCCGGGGGCCGCGTAACCCAGTTCTTAGAAGATGGCGACCCGCTGTTTGGCCGCCAGGTAGTAGCCAGCAATGGCTTGGTGCACGACGAAATGCAAAGCACCATTCGGGAGTTCTGGAAGGAATAG
- the lnt gene encoding apolipoprotein N-acyltransferase, producing the protein MLTKPTTPVAPAAAAPSLPASGLAYWLPSLLALLSAVLLWLGWPVHPAPLALVLLVAWVPYLRMEQVLGQRGASGWKVWRYTYLALVLWNLFTTYWVSYSTLAGGITAVVCNALLMSLPLTAFYHTKKRLGHLIGYISLPIYWIAFEQLHLHWFLTWPWLTLGNGFAQANQLVQWYEYTGFLGGSVWIWMVNLLVFGAWFGYKSSTWPIAAEKDPSLMRWNWPALAILLPIGLSYLIGSQYQEKGPTAEVLVIQPNVDPFEEKFEGGSRFIPHAEQITRLLTLTEQNLTPQTKVVFWPETSLDEVYPEETINFNPNIVRLQQWLGQHPGVELITGLTSAVRYPSKEKASPTARFREGVGYYDIFNAAIHLRDAAAAPEFYHKSRLVPGVEGVPPWLSAFVIDLGGAAGGLGSQEERTVYQTNTPALRIGPIICYESVYGDFVRDYVKNGATLLGIITNDGWWSDSPGHNQHLQYATLRAIETRRDIARSANTGISGFINQKGEITQRTGWWVPAVSRATVRLNTEQTFYVRYGELIGPATQVLAVLLLVVTVVLAVRSRRVVPA; encoded by the coding sequence GTGCTGACTAAACCAACTACTCCCGTAGCCCCAGCGGCTGCGGCTCCTTCTTTACCGGCCTCCGGACTGGCCTACTGGCTGCCAAGCCTGCTGGCCCTCCTCAGTGCCGTGCTGCTTTGGCTGGGCTGGCCGGTGCACCCCGCCCCGCTGGCGCTGGTGCTGCTGGTAGCCTGGGTACCTTACCTGCGCATGGAGCAGGTGTTGGGCCAGCGCGGAGCCAGCGGCTGGAAAGTATGGCGCTACACCTACCTGGCGCTGGTGCTCTGGAACCTGTTTACTACCTACTGGGTAAGCTACAGCACGTTGGCCGGCGGCATAACGGCGGTAGTGTGCAACGCCCTGCTCATGAGCCTGCCGCTCACGGCGTTTTATCATACCAAGAAGCGCCTAGGTCACCTCATTGGCTACATCTCGCTGCCCATCTACTGGATTGCCTTCGAGCAACTGCATCTGCACTGGTTCCTGACCTGGCCCTGGCTGACGCTGGGCAACGGCTTCGCGCAAGCCAACCAGTTGGTGCAGTGGTATGAGTACACCGGTTTTCTGGGCGGCTCCGTCTGGATTTGGATGGTGAACCTGCTGGTGTTTGGAGCATGGTTTGGCTACAAGAGCTCCACTTGGCCGATTGCCGCTGAGAAAGACCCGAGCTTAATGAGATGGAATTGGCCTGCGCTGGCTATCCTGCTGCCCATTGGCTTGTCGTATCTCATTGGCAGCCAATACCAGGAGAAAGGCCCCACGGCGGAGGTGCTGGTAATTCAGCCGAACGTTGACCCCTTTGAGGAGAAGTTTGAGGGTGGCTCTCGGTTCATTCCACACGCTGAGCAAATTACCCGTCTGCTTACCCTCACTGAGCAGAACCTAACGCCCCAAACCAAGGTGGTGTTCTGGCCCGAGACTTCTCTGGATGAGGTGTACCCCGAGGAAACCATCAACTTCAACCCCAATATTGTACGCCTGCAGCAGTGGCTAGGCCAGCACCCCGGCGTGGAACTGATTACCGGCCTGACCTCAGCCGTTCGGTACCCTTCCAAGGAAAAGGCCAGCCCCACCGCCCGCTTCCGGGAGGGTGTGGGGTATTACGATATCTTCAACGCGGCTATTCACCTGCGCGATGCCGCCGCAGCCCCCGAGTTCTATCATAAGTCGCGGCTGGTGCCGGGCGTGGAGGGCGTGCCGCCGTGGCTCTCGGCGTTTGTAATTGACCTGGGCGGGGCCGCTGGTGGCCTAGGCTCACAGGAAGAACGCACGGTGTACCAGACCAATACGCCCGCGCTCCGCATCGGTCCTATCATCTGCTACGAATCAGTGTACGGCGACTTTGTGCGCGACTACGTGAAGAATGGTGCCACCCTGTTGGGCATCATCACCAACGACGGCTGGTGGTCTGACTCGCCGGGCCACAACCAGCACCTACAGTACGCCACCTTGCGCGCCATTGAAACCCGCCGCGATATTGCCCGTTCTGCCAACACCGGCATTTCGGGCTTCATCAATCAGAAGGGTGAAATCACGCAGCGCACCGGTTGGTGGGTACCGGCCGTAAGCCGCGCCACCGTACGCCTGAACACCGAGCAAACCTTCTACGTCCGTTACGGTGAGCTAATTGGGCCCGCCACGCAGGTGCTGGCCGTGCTCTTGCTGGTGGTTACAGTGGTGCTGGCCGTGCGCAGCCGGCGGGTAGTACCAGCCTAA